The following proteins are co-located in the Triticum aestivum cultivar Chinese Spring chromosome 1A, IWGSC CS RefSeq v2.1, whole genome shotgun sequence genome:
- the LOC123177154 gene encoding uncharacterized protein, producing the protein MEEFDEADVLWPDHDDDEEPVQVQDLQQQQRVSPAIKPHDKIEAARRPAGSSSAPMVIPVAPRFPMMMDYGSWARRCHSDGVGGASFVAPHVITARRRCASSEERSVCVGQGRTLKGRDLLYVRTAVLRMTGFLETRGPSIHRVTTVRA; encoded by the coding sequence ATGGAGGAGTTCGACGAGGCCGACGTCCTGTGGCCGGAccacgacgacgacgaagaacctGTCCAAGTGCAAGACCTTCAGCAGCAGCAGCGTGTGTCACCGGCGATCAAGCCGCACGACAAGATCGAGGCGGCGCGTCGCCCGGCGGGCTCGTCGTCGGCGCCGATGGTCATCCCCGTGGCGCCAAGGTTCCCGATGATGATGGATTATGGCTCGTGGGCGCGGAGGTGCCACAGCGACGGCGTTGGGGGCGCGTCGTTCGTGGCGCCGCACGTGATTACGGCGAGGCGGCGGTGCGCGTCTTCGGAGGAGAGGTCGGTGTGCGTGGGGCAGGGGCGCACGCTCAAGGGCCGCGACCTCCTCTATGTCCGCACCGCCGTGCTCCGCATGACCGGCTTCCTCGAGACCCGAGGGCCGTCGATCCATCGAGTCACCACCGTCCGCGCTTGA